Proteins encoded together in one Luteimonas fraxinea window:
- a CDS encoding VOC family protein, translating into MTRPQIYVNLPVEDLDRSVRFFTALGFQFNPQFTDENATAMIIGDDSFVMLLVKPFFQSFTKLPLPPPGHVGAIIALSQPDRAAVDAIVAKARAAGGTVTAEPVDYGFMYQHGFADPDGHLWEVMHMDMAAFPTE; encoded by the coding sequence ATGACCCGTCCCCAGATCTACGTGAATCTCCCGGTCGAAGACCTCGATCGAAGCGTGCGTTTCTTCACCGCGCTCGGCTTCCAGTTCAATCCGCAGTTCACCGACGAGAACGCGACCGCGATGATCATCGGCGACGACAGCTTCGTCATGCTGCTGGTCAAGCCGTTCTTCCAGAGCTTCACGAAGTTGCCGCTGCCACCGCCGGGCCATGTCGGCGCGATCATCGCGCTGTCGCAACCCGATCGCGCCGCGGTCGATGCGATCGTCGCCAAGGCGCGTGCCGCAGGTGGCACGGTCACCGCCGAACCGGTCGATTACGGCTTCATGTACCAGCACGGCTTCGCCGATCCCGATGGCCATCTGTGGGAGGTGATGCACATGGACATGGCCGCGTTCCCGACGGAATGA
- a CDS encoding META and DUF4377 domain-containing protein produces the protein MRRPLMLLLPLALAACGGSTPPEGAAAAPTQAAADAIPDAAPADHAKTLEAYHWRLIDATSSGGARIDALLDGDGEALQLDFADSGLSVSNACNRMGANVALDDDRLTVDQVISTMMACADAHLTAREREIGQRLPGTHRIALTGGEPPRLTLQLENGDVLVFEGVPTPATRYGGEGETVFLEIAPERVACSHPLIPEQRCLQTREVQYDDEGVRSPGDAEWTPLYQDIEGFTFEDGVRNVVRVQRFDVADPPADAPSQAYVLDMVVESESVGR, from the coding sequence ATGCGCCGCCCCCTGATGTTGCTGTTGCCGCTCGCCCTGGCCGCCTGTGGCGGGTCCACGCCGCCGGAAGGCGCTGCCGCGGCCCCCACCCAGGCCGCTGCCGACGCGATTCCCGACGCCGCGCCCGCCGATCACGCGAAGACGCTCGAGGCGTATCACTGGCGGTTGATCGACGCGACGAGCAGCGGTGGCGCGCGCATCGACGCCCTGCTCGATGGCGACGGCGAAGCCCTGCAGCTGGACTTCGCCGACAGCGGTCTGAGCGTGTCGAACGCCTGCAACCGCATGGGCGCGAACGTCGCACTCGACGACGACCGCCTGACCGTCGACCAGGTGATCTCGACGATGATGGCCTGCGCCGATGCGCACCTGACCGCGCGCGAGCGCGAGATCGGCCAGCGCCTGCCCGGCACGCATCGCATCGCGCTGACCGGCGGCGAGCCGCCGCGGCTCACGCTGCAGCTCGAGAATGGCGACGTGCTCGTGTTCGAGGGCGTGCCCACGCCGGCCACCCGCTACGGCGGCGAGGGCGAGACGGTTTTCCTGGAGATCGCGCCCGAGCGCGTCGCTTGCAGCCACCCGCTGATTCCCGAACAGCGGTGCCTGCAGACGCGCGAAGTGCAGTACGACGACGAAGGCGTGCGCTCGCCGGGCGATGCCGAATGGACGCCGCTGTATCAGGACATCGAGGGCTTCACCTTCGAGGACGGCGTGCGCAACGTCGTGCGCGTGCAGCGTTTCGACGTGGCCGATCCGCCGGCCGATGCGCCGTCGCAGGCGTACGTGCTGGATATGGTGGTGGAGTCGGAGAGCGTGGGTCGCTGA
- a CDS encoding ubiquinone biosynthesis accessory factor UbiJ has protein sequence MAGFLPSPFAALKPIAGRALETALNQALALDADTRTALAGLDGQRIALTLASPPIALELRVDGERLRVGPVDDAVEPDLAVRTTIAGVLSQLPFLRRDDAPPIGKVRVSGDAELARRLQKLAGRFDPDWQKPFVAVFGEVIGVQVANAFASALQQAQGLGRTLTESAVEYVTEESRDVLGRDELEAFNDDVDVLRDDVERLAARVSRLSRGPAA, from the coding sequence ATGGCCGGATTCCTTCCTTCTCCTTTTGCGGCGCTCAAGCCGATCGCCGGACGCGCGCTGGAAACGGCGCTCAACCAGGCGCTCGCACTCGATGCCGACACGCGCACCGCGCTCGCCGGACTCGACGGGCAACGTATCGCGCTGACCCTCGCTTCGCCTCCGATCGCGCTGGAACTGCGCGTCGACGGTGAGCGTCTTCGCGTCGGTCCGGTCGACGACGCCGTCGAGCCCGATCTCGCCGTACGCACCACGATCGCCGGCGTGCTGTCGCAGCTGCCGTTCCTGCGCCGCGACGACGCGCCGCCGATCGGCAAGGTCCGCGTATCGGGCGATGCCGAACTCGCGCGCCGGCTGCAGAAGCTCGCCGGGCGTTTCGATCCGGATTGGCAGAAGCCGTTCGTCGCCGTGTTCGGCGAGGTGATCGGCGTGCAGGTCGCCAACGCGTTCGCCAGTGCGCTGCAGCAGGCGCAGGGCCTGGGCCGTACGTTGACCGAAAGCGCGGTGGAGTACGTGACCGAAGAATCGCGCGACGTGCTCGGCCGCGACGAACTCGAAGCGTTCAACGACGACGTCGACGTGTTGCGCGACGACGTCGAGCGACTCGCGGCGCGCGTCTCGCGCCTGTCGCGCGGGCCGGCTGCATGA
- a CDS encoding RNA polymerase sigma factor, which translates to MDTATLHRTIETLWREEVPKIIGGLMRVVRDLDLAEELAQDALVAALERWPQDGLPDNPGAWLMTTARNRGIDRLRRSRRLDAHHAELAREIEQAQRESDARAQDALDDVIGDDVLRLMFVACHPALTVESQVALTLRLIGGLTTDEIARAFLVPEATIAQRIVRAKKAIANAGTPFEVPQRTDLPPRLSAVLHVLYLVFNEGHAASSGDDWARPDLCAEALRLVRVLAALMPREAEVHALVALMALLASRLDARTDVDGHPVLLPDQDRTRWNHGLIDAGLAALAQAQTARATAPPGGYELQAAIAACHAFAPTSEDTDWARIAALYGQLLALTGSPVVALNRAVAIGMAAGPAAALPLVDALADDATLADYHLLPGVRGDLLAKLGRHADAASAFEHAASLARNPRERDWLGARAAECLARHKD; encoded by the coding sequence ATGGACACGGCCACCCTGCACCGCACGATCGAAACCCTCTGGCGCGAGGAAGTGCCGAAGATCATCGGTGGCCTGATGCGGGTGGTGCGCGATCTCGATCTCGCCGAGGAACTGGCGCAGGACGCGCTGGTCGCCGCGCTCGAACGCTGGCCGCAGGACGGCCTGCCCGACAACCCCGGCGCGTGGCTGATGACCACCGCGCGTAACCGCGGCATCGACCGGCTGCGTCGCAGCCGGCGGCTCGACGCGCACCACGCCGAACTCGCACGCGAGATCGAGCAGGCGCAGCGCGAATCCGATGCGCGCGCGCAGGACGCGCTCGACGACGTGATCGGTGACGACGTGCTGCGGCTGATGTTCGTCGCCTGCCATCCGGCGCTGACCGTTGAATCGCAGGTCGCGCTGACGCTGCGCCTGATCGGCGGCCTGACCACCGACGAGATCGCACGCGCGTTTCTGGTGCCCGAAGCGACGATCGCCCAGCGCATCGTGCGCGCCAAGAAAGCCATCGCGAATGCGGGCACGCCGTTCGAAGTGCCGCAGCGCACGGACCTGCCGCCGCGACTGTCGGCGGTGCTGCACGTGCTGTATCTGGTGTTCAACGAAGGCCACGCTGCCAGCAGCGGCGACGACTGGGCGCGCCCCGACCTGTGTGCCGAAGCGCTGCGGCTGGTGCGGGTGCTGGCGGCGCTGATGCCGCGAGAAGCCGAGGTGCATGCGCTGGTCGCACTGATGGCGTTGCTGGCGTCGCGGCTCGATGCGCGTACAGATGTCGACGGTCATCCGGTGCTGTTGCCCGACCAGGACCGCACGCGCTGGAATCACGGCTTGATCGACGCAGGGCTCGCTGCATTGGCGCAGGCGCAGACCGCGCGCGCCACCGCGCCGCCCGGCGGCTACGAACTGCAGGCCGCGATCGCCGCCTGCCACGCGTTCGCGCCCACCTCGGAGGACACCGACTGGGCGCGCATCGCCGCGCTGTACGGCCAACTGCTTGCGCTGACGGGCTCGCCGGTTGTCGCACTCAACCGCGCGGTCGCGATCGGCATGGCCGCCGGCCCCGCGGCGGCATTGCCACTGGTCGATGCATTGGCCGACGACGCCACGCTGGCCGATTACCACCTCCTGCCGGGCGTACGCGGCGATCTGCTGGCGAAGCTCGGGCGGCATGCGGATGCGGCGAGTGCGTTCGAACATGCGGCCTCGCTGGCGCGTAATCCGCGCGAGCGGGACTGGCTCGGTGCGCGTGCGGCTGAGTGTCTGGCACGACACAAAGACTGA
- a CDS encoding YbhB/YbcL family Raf kinase inhibitor-like protein — MRLQSDSFEQGQPIAATFAVGAPDGFGDNRNPHLAWDDVPTGTRSFALLCLDPDAPTDPSLAGKDGVEIPVEHPRGTFVHWAVVDLPADLRTIAEGSASDGVTKGGKRNPPGPDGARQGLNDYTGWFAGDPDLAGDWFGYDGPYPPPNDLRTHRYFFRLFALDVATLDVPERFTANDVLRVVQGHVLAETTTWGSYALHPEAAAV, encoded by the coding sequence ATGCGACTCCAGAGCGACAGTTTCGAGCAGGGCCAGCCGATCGCGGCGACGTTCGCCGTCGGCGCGCCCGACGGCTTCGGCGACAACCGCAACCCGCATCTGGCCTGGGACGATGTGCCCACGGGCACGCGTTCGTTCGCGCTGCTGTGCCTCGATCCCGACGCGCCGACCGACCCGTCACTCGCTGGCAAGGACGGCGTCGAGATTCCGGTCGAACATCCGCGCGGCACCTTCGTGCACTGGGCGGTGGTCGATCTGCCGGCCGATCTGCGCACGATCGCCGAGGGCAGCGCCAGCGACGGCGTGACCAAGGGTGGCAAGCGCAATCCGCCGGGGCCCGACGGCGCGCGCCAGGGACTCAACGACTACACCGGCTGGTTCGCCGGCGATCCGGATCTGGCCGGTGACTGGTTCGGCTACGACGGCCCGTATCCGCCGCCGAACGACCTGCGCACGCACCGCTATTTCTTCCGCCTGTTCGCACTCGATGTCGCCACGCTCGACGTGCCCGAGCGCTTCACCGCCAACGACGTGCTGCGCGTGGTGCAGGGCCATGTGCTGGCCGAGACCACGACCTGGGGCAGCTATGCGCTGCATCCGGAGGCTGCAGCGGTCTGA
- a CDS encoding VOC family protein, with translation MRIDPYLYFDGTCAEAFKAYAALLGGEATLMPYGDAPPCPGSDATAPERIMHAGLAIGDQFLMASDVPPGTPLPAAPHTFVNLGVDSDADAERIFAALSDGGEVRAPMAETFFAHRFGMVVDRFGTGWMVMRSKQGC, from the coding sequence ATGCGTATCGATCCCTATCTGTACTTCGACGGCACCTGCGCCGAAGCCTTCAAGGCCTACGCCGCACTGCTCGGCGGCGAGGCGACGCTGATGCCCTATGGCGATGCTCCACCCTGCCCCGGCAGTGACGCCACCGCGCCCGAGCGGATCATGCATGCGGGCCTCGCGATCGGTGACCAGTTCCTGATGGCCTCCGACGTGCCGCCGGGCACGCCGCTGCCGGCCGCGCCGCACACGTTCGTCAATCTGGGCGTGGACAGCGACGCGGACGCCGAGCGTATCTTCGCCGCGCTGTCGGACGGCGGCGAGGTCCGTGCGCCGATGGCCGAGACTTTCTTCGCACACCGCTTCGGCATGGTCGTCGACCGGTTCGGCACCGGCTGGATGGTGATGCGCTCCAAACAGGGCTGCTGA
- the oleD gene encoding 2-alkyl-3-oxoalkanoate reductase, with the protein MRILVTGGGGFLGQALCRCLVERGHEVTSFNRGHYPELDAIGVRQVRGDLADADAVRAAAQGMDAIFHNAAKAGAWGSYESYHQANVVGTQNVLDACRAHGIGRLVYTSTPSVTHRATHPVEGGTADTVPYGEDFKAPYATTKKIAEQAVLAANGPDLATVALRPRLIWGPGDQQLLPRLVERARAGRLRFVGNGENRIDTTYIDNAAQAHFDAFDHLAPGTACAGRAYFISNGEPTTVREIVNALLAAAGAPQVTNTLPFGAAYAIGAICESVWPLLRLKGEPPMTRFLAEQLSTTHWYDMAPATRDFGYVPRVTLHEGLTRLKDSWTGT; encoded by the coding sequence ATGCGGATCCTGGTCACCGGTGGCGGCGGTTTCCTCGGCCAGGCCCTGTGCCGCTGCCTCGTCGAACGCGGGCATGAGGTCACCAGCTTCAATCGCGGGCACTACCCCGAGCTCGATGCGATCGGTGTGCGCCAGGTCCGTGGCGATCTCGCCGATGCGGACGCCGTGCGCGCTGCCGCGCAGGGCATGGACGCGATCTTCCACAACGCGGCCAAGGCCGGCGCCTGGGGCAGCTATGAGAGTTATCACCAGGCCAATGTCGTCGGCACGCAGAACGTGCTCGATGCCTGCCGCGCGCACGGCATCGGCCGGCTGGTCTACACGTCGACGCCGAGCGTGACCCATCGTGCGACGCATCCGGTCGAAGGCGGCACCGCCGACACCGTGCCTTACGGCGAGGACTTCAAGGCGCCGTATGCGACGACCAAGAAGATCGCCGAGCAGGCCGTGCTCGCGGCGAACGGGCCGGACCTCGCGACGGTGGCACTTCGGCCGCGACTGATCTGGGGACCGGGGGACCAGCAACTGCTGCCGCGTCTGGTGGAGCGCGCACGGGCCGGGCGGCTGCGTTTCGTCGGGAACGGCGAGAACCGCATCGACACGACCTACATCGACAACGCCGCGCAGGCGCACTTCGATGCCTTCGACCATCTGGCGCCCGGCACGGCGTGCGCGGGTCGCGCGTACTTCATCAGCAACGGCGAGCCGACGACCGTGCGCGAGATCGTCAACGCGCTGCTGGCAGCGGCCGGCGCGCCGCAGGTCACCAATACGCTGCCCTTCGGCGCGGCGTATGCGATCGGTGCGATCTGCGAATCGGTGTGGCCGCTGCTGCGTCTCAAGGGCGAGCCACCGATGACACGCTTCCTCGCCGAGCAGTTGAGCACGACGCACTGGTACGACATGGCGCCGGCGACGCGCGACTTCGGCTACGTCCCGCGGGTCACCCTTCACGAAGGACTCACCCGGCTGAAAGATTCGTGGACAGGTACCTGA
- a CDS encoding DUF1328 domain-containing protein, with product MLRYAVIFLVVAIIAGVLGFSGVAGAATNIAWILFVVFLILAVISMLRGRGP from the coding sequence ATGCTTCGTTATGCAGTCATTTTTCTTGTCGTCGCCATCATTGCCGGTGTTCTCGGCTTCAGTGGTGTCGCCGGCGCCGCCACCAACATCGCCTGGATCCTGTTCGTTGTGTTCCTGATCCTGGCCGTGATCTCGATGCTGCGTGGCCGCGGACCGTAA
- a CDS encoding serine hydrolase domain-containing protein, which translates to MQSLSRLALSALLALSAAHVAAASPSPVTDWPIADAAARGWKTDRLAALDAAVAGGEAPDTTSVLVVHRGALIHEAYFNGADRDTLHNTRSLTKSVTALLVGAAVDRGMIAGVDAPVLGFFPDRMPAHPGAFKTATTVEDLLTMSAQWECDDNNEFSSGHEERMYVSADWIQFALDLPQRGYPAWTTRPADSPHGRAFAYCTANAFLLGAIVERASGLSLERFAADVLERPLGIEVAHWHRSADGTGMGGGGTEYRSRDLAKLGQLIVDGGRWQDRQVVSADWVRAMTQVHAQTPFDADYGYQMWRFPFKAGARQVHAWAMSGNGGNYVFVVPESQLVVVITRTRYNQRGMHAESQKLFSDYVLSAMP; encoded by the coding sequence ATGCAGTCCTTGTCCCGCCTCGCCCTGTCCGCGCTGCTTGCCCTGTCCGCAGCGCACGTCGCCGCCGCTTCACCCTCGCCCGTCACCGACTGGCCGATCGCCGACGCCGCCGCACGCGGCTGGAAGACCGACCGTCTCGCCGCGCTGGATGCCGCCGTCGCCGGCGGCGAAGCGCCCGATACCACCAGCGTGCTGGTCGTCCATCGCGGCGCGCTGATCCACGAGGCCTATTTCAACGGGGCCGATCGCGACACGCTTCACAACACCCGCTCGCTGACCAAAAGCGTGACCGCGCTGCTGGTCGGCGCGGCCGTCGACCGCGGGATGATCGCCGGCGTCGATGCCCCGGTGCTCGGCTTCTTTCCCGATCGCATGCCGGCCCACCCGGGCGCGTTCAAGACCGCCACGACGGTCGAAGACCTGCTGACGATGAGCGCGCAGTGGGAGTGCGACGACAACAACGAATTCTCGTCCGGCCACGAAGAGCGGATGTACGTCAGCGCCGACTGGATCCAGTTCGCGCTCGATCTGCCGCAGCGCGGCTATCCCGCCTGGACCACGCGGCCGGCCGACAGCCCGCATGGACGCGCCTTCGCCTACTGCACGGCGAATGCGTTCCTGCTCGGTGCGATCGTCGAGCGCGCGAGCGGCCTGTCGCTGGAGCGCTTCGCTGCCGACGTGCTCGAGCGCCCGCTGGGCATCGAGGTCGCGCACTGGCACCGGTCAGCCGACGGCACCGGCATGGGCGGCGGCGGCACGGAATACCGCAGCCGCGATCTTGCGAAGCTCGGACAGCTGATCGTCGATGGCGGTCGCTGGCAGGACCGCCAGGTCGTGTCGGCCGACTGGGTGCGCGCGATGACGCAGGTGCATGCGCAGACGCCGTTCGATGCCGATTACGGCTACCAGATGTGGCGTTTTCCGTTCAAGGCGGGCGCCCGGCAGGTGCACGCCTGGGCGATGTCCGGCAACGGCGGCAACTACGTGTTCGTGGTGCCGGAATCGCAGCTGGTCGTGGTCATCACCCGCACCCGCTACAACCAGCGCGGCATGCATGCAGAGTCGCAGAAGCTGTTTTCCGACTATGTGCTCAGCGCGATGCCGTGA
- the ubiB gene encoding ubiquinone biosynthesis regulatory protein kinase UbiB produces MKGLLRASRIGRVLLRYRLDDLLNDTPAERWLKLARPFVPRASADIAAQSRGARLRLALQELGPIFVKFGQILSTRRDLVPPDIVDDLALLQDRVLPFDGAQAQAIIERELGMPIAQAYEAFDTVPLASASIAQVHAATLPADDRNPRREVVVKVLRPTIEKQIAADIALLKNLAALVDRTHPNADKIRPREVVAEIENTLAAELDLQREGANASVLRRFWADSPDLYVPAPVWERTTQRVLTLERVYGIPSDDIAALDAAGIDRKALAAKGVRVFYTQVFRDNFFHADAHAGNIWVDPDRKTNPRFIALDFGIMGQLSREDQYYLAENFMAIFRQDYRRIAELHIQAGWMPGHIRIDELEAAVRSVCEPYFTRPLSEISLGEVLGKLFRTAQRYQLTLQPQLILLQKTLLSIEGIGRLLDPKLDIWAVARPVLERILVERYSPQRLGREFRDRLPELITQAPDMPRLLHGWLKQQVEGRHELRMRSDDLAALTQTMQGMQKRMVAAILGVGLLIVAAVLYALEAGGPSFVGLPVATWVAGVGGLWALLAAWPRRSPVYLRD; encoded by the coding sequence ATGAAGGGTCTGCTGCGCGCCTCGCGTATCGGCCGCGTGCTGCTGCGCTACCGTCTCGACGACCTGCTCAACGACACGCCGGCCGAGCGCTGGCTCAAGCTCGCGCGTCCGTTCGTGCCGCGCGCCTCGGCCGACATCGCCGCGCAGTCGCGCGGTGCGCGCCTGCGTCTGGCGCTGCAGGAACTCGGGCCGATCTTCGTCAAGTTCGGGCAGATCCTGTCGACCCGCCGCGATCTGGTGCCGCCGGACATCGTCGACGATCTCGCGCTGCTGCAGGACCGCGTGCTGCCCTTCGACGGCGCGCAGGCGCAGGCGATCATCGAGCGCGAACTCGGCATGCCGATCGCGCAGGCCTACGAGGCTTTCGACACCGTGCCGCTGGCGTCGGCATCGATCGCCCAGGTGCACGCGGCGACGCTGCCCGCCGACGATCGCAATCCGCGTCGCGAGGTCGTGGTCAAGGTGCTGCGGCCGACGATCGAAAAGCAGATTGCCGCCGACATCGCGCTGCTGAAGAACCTCGCCGCGCTGGTCGACCGCACGCATCCCAATGCCGACAAGATCCGCCCGCGCGAAGTCGTGGCCGAGATCGAGAACACGCTGGCCGCAGAACTCGATCTGCAACGCGAAGGCGCGAACGCCTCGGTGCTGCGGCGGTTCTGGGCAGACTCGCCCGATCTGTATGTGCCGGCGCCGGTGTGGGAGCGCACGACGCAGCGTGTGCTCACGCTCGAACGCGTCTACGGCATTCCCAGCGACGACATCGCCGCGTTGGATGCCGCCGGCATCGACCGCAAGGCGCTCGCGGCCAAGGGCGTGCGCGTGTTCTACACGCAGGTGTTCCGCGACAACTTCTTCCACGCCGACGCGCACGCCGGCAACATCTGGGTCGATCCGGACCGCAAGACCAATCCGCGTTTCATCGCGCTGGATTTCGGGATCATGGGCCAGCTCTCGCGCGAGGATCAGTACTACCTCGCCGAGAATTTCATGGCGATTTTCCGCCAGGATTACCGGCGCATCGCCGAACTGCACATCCAGGCTGGCTGGATGCCGGGGCACATCCGCATCGACGAACTCGAAGCCGCGGTGCGCTCGGTCTGCGAGCCGTACTTCACCCGGCCGCTGTCGGAAATCTCGCTCGGCGAAGTGCTCGGCAAACTGTTCCGCACCGCGCAGCGCTACCAGCTCACCCTGCAGCCGCAGTTGATCCTGCTGCAGAAGACGCTGTTGAGCATCGAGGGCATCGGTCGTCTGCTCGACCCGAAGCTCGACATCTGGGCGGTCGCGCGGCCGGTGCTGGAACGCATCCTCGTCGAGCGCTACAGCCCGCAGCGTCTGGGCCGCGAATTCCGCGACCGCCTGCCGGAACTGATCACCCAGGCGCCCGATATGCCGCGCCTGCTGCACGGCTGGCTCAAGCAGCAGGTCGAAGGCCGCCACGAACTGCGCATGCGTTCCGATGATCTCGCGGCGTTGACCCAGACGATGCAGGGCATGCAGAAACGCATGGTCGCCGCGATCCTCGGCGTCGGCCTGCTGATCGTCGCTGCGGTGCTGTACGCGCTGGAAGCGGGCGGCCCGAGTTTCGTCGGCCTGCCGGTGGCGACCTGGGTCGCCGGTGTCGGCGGGCTGTGGGCGCTGCTGGCGGCCTGGCCGCGGCGCTCACCGGTGTATCTGCGGGATTGA